Proteins encoded within one genomic window of Brachybacterium avium:
- a CDS encoding ParA family protein, which yields MEDTPLMRELTRDHARRKKLEGLEFPRSGETRIITVANQKGGVGKTSTTVNVAAALSMGGLNVLVIDADPQGNTSTALNIEHHAEVPSMYEVLVESAPLTEVVQQVPEMKGLFCAPATINLSGAEIELVSLVARENRLRNAIRDHLEDRAQQGMEPLDYVLIDCPPSLGLLTVNALVAAREVLIPIQAEYYALEGLSLLLNNIDLIRQHLNPDLVVSTIMLTMYDARTRLAAQVAQDVRDHFPEQTLQTSIPRSVRISEAPSYGQTVLTYDPSSSGALAYRAAAHELNSRSAP from the coding sequence ATGGAAGACACCCCGCTGATGCGAGAGCTCACCCGGGATCACGCCCGCAGGAAGAAGCTCGAGGGCCTCGAGTTCCCGCGCTCTGGCGAGACCCGGATCATCACCGTGGCCAATCAGAAGGGTGGGGTCGGCAAGACCTCCACCACCGTGAACGTCGCCGCCGCGCTGTCCATGGGCGGTCTGAACGTGCTGGTGATCGATGCGGATCCGCAGGGGAACACCTCCACCGCGCTGAACATCGAGCATCACGCCGAGGTCCCCAGCATGTACGAGGTGCTGGTGGAGTCCGCGCCGCTGACCGAGGTGGTGCAGCAGGTCCCCGAGATGAAGGGCCTGTTCTGCGCCCCGGCCACCATCAACCTCTCCGGTGCCGAGATCGAGCTGGTCTCGCTGGTGGCCCGCGAGAACCGGCTGCGCAATGCGATCCGCGACCATCTCGAGGACCGCGCTCAGCAGGGGATGGAACCCCTGGACTACGTGCTGATCGACTGCCCGCCCTCCCTCGGGCTGCTGACGGTCAACGCCCTGGTCGCCGCCCGCGAGGTGCTGATCCCGATCCAGGCCGAGTACTACGCGCTCGAGGGCCTCTCGCTGCTGCTGAACAACATCGACCTGATCCGCCAGCATCTGAACCCTGACCTGGTGGTCTCCACGATCATGCTCACGATGTACGACGCCCGGACCCGCCTGGCCGCGCAGGTCGCCCAGGACGTCCGCGATCACTTCCCCGAACAGACGCTGCAGACCTCGATCCCGCGCTCGGTGCGGATCTCGGAGGCACCGAGCTACGGCCAGACGGTGCTGACCTACGATCCGAGCTCGAGCGGCGCGCTCGCGTATCGTGCAGCAGCTCATGAACTGAATTCCCGCTCCGCCCCCTGA